A single region of the Brachypodium distachyon strain Bd21 chromosome 3, Brachypodium_distachyon_v3.0, whole genome shotgun sequence genome encodes:
- the LOC100842470 gene encoding protein FAM91A1 isoform X7 produces MDTDSVLRDSSTAALPINILGDDDDGSRTSINSEKSCQELLSNDSDGPRKISGTAYVGFVVDANVTSYLMMGSLSPGLKSHAVTLYEAGKLGYSCIADLCNDLASLEGKKFEGVLQEFANHAFSLRCFLECLLSGGTSPTESSEGNYQVCHLPDDLSSSLSKEGTEEGVGNVIENGGVSHKTRDPADDGQDGDISQQEHTTIDSDGSPHSTTISERKESIVNNDFDGSQTVTQKDSSQTTELDGLAGNTSVPKTKRNYRVNILRCESLASLAPSTLERLLLRDYDIVVSMIPLPYSSVIPSSAGPVHFGPPSYSSMTPWMKLALYTSGSCGPISAIFMKGQRLRLLPEPLASCEKALIWSWDHSVVGGLGGIFEGNLVKGSLLLHYLNSMTKHSAVIVQPLSINDLDETGNLVTMDVPLPLKDVDGSIASVIAGTDLPEEQMSNLTSLLEDLSFKVELSTVGYLRLVRLHRLSESFELTEKESYEWIPLSLEFGIPLFNPNLCERICERVFASHILQKDDISEHYESMQNVRKRLRELCTEYQATGPTARLLNQRGGGSKTSPRQLMNIVSGRWSPFHDSLTPTNGGSPHEHVRLNLGRRQKCFTEVLSFDGSILRSHALAPVYEAATRSVTEDQPSPSAVKLESEDSGTKDVVLPGVNLIFDGAELHPFDISACLQARQPISLIAEASAASLAMK; encoded by the exons ATGGATACAGACTCCGTCCTTAGAGATTCAAGTACAGCTGCATTGCCCATCAACATTcttggtgatgatgatgatggttcACGTACTAGTATCAACTCAGAAAAGTCTTGTCAAGAATTGCTCAGCAATGATTCCGATGGACCTAGGAAAATCTCTGGAACTGCTTATGTGGGCTTTGTTGTGGATGCCAACGTAACTTCATACTTAATGATGGGTTCTCTATCTCCAG GGTTAAAGTCTCATGCTGTAACGTTGTATGAAGCTGGAAAACTCGGTTACTCTTGCATTGCTGATCTTTGCAATGATCTAGCTAGCTTAGAAGGAAAGAAGTTTGAGGGTGTGCTCCAGGAATTCGCAAATCATGCTTTTAGCCTTCGATGCTTCCTTGAGTGTTTGCTATCTGGTGGAACTTCACCAACTGAATCTAGTGAAGGAAACTATCAGGTCTGCCATTTGCCAGATGATTTGTCGTCGTCTTTAAGCAAGGAAGGCACCGAGGAGGGTGTTGGTAATGTAATTGAAAATGGCGGAGTCTCACATAAAACTAGAGATCCTGCCGATGATGGCCAAGATGGTGACATATCACAGCAGGAACACACAACGATTGATTCAGATGGATCTCCACATTCAACTACTATATCCGAAAGAAAGGAAAGCATAGTAAACAATGATTTTGATGGCAGCCAGACAGTTACTCAAAAAGACAGTAGCCAGACTACAGAACTGGATGGCTTAGCTGGTAACACCTCTGTGCCAAAGACTAAAAGAAATTACCGAGTTAACATTCTTCGCTGTGAGAGCTTAGCTTCATTGGCCCCATCAACGCTGGAAAGGCTACTTCTCAGGGACTATGACATCGTGGTATCTATGATCCCTCTTCCATATTCTTCAGTTATACCCAGCTCTGCTGGCCCAGTACATTTCGGTCCGCCTTCTTACTCCTCAATGACACCTTGGATGAAGCTTGCATTGTATACCTCCGGGAGTTGTGGCCCAATATCTGCCATTTTCATGAAAGGACAACGTCTGCGGTTGTTGCCTGAACCATTAGCCAGCTGTGAAAAGGCACTGATTTGGTCTTGGGATCACTCTGTGGTGGGTGGACTAGGAGGGATTTTTGAAGGGAACTTGGTAAAGGGAAGTCTTCTGTTGCATTACTTAAACTCGATGACAAAACATTCTGCCGTGATAGTGCAGCCACTGAGCATAAATGATCTCGATGAAACAGGAAACCTCGTAACCATGGATGTCCCATTGCCCCTAAAAGATGTTGATGGGTCAATCGCATCTGTGATAGCTGGCACCGACTTGCCTGAGGAGCAAATGTCAAATTTGACATCATTATTGGAAGACCTATCGTTTAAAGTTGAGCTGAGCACAGTTGGGTACCTTCGTCTAGTAAGGCTTCACAGGCTCAGCGAGTCCTTTGAACTTACAGAGAAAGAAAGTTACGAGTGGATACCTTTGAGCTTGGAATTTGGAATTCCCCTGTTCAATCCAAACCTCTGTGAAAGAATATGTGAAAGGGTTTTTGCATCACATATACTTCAGAAAGATGATATCTCTGAACACTATGAGTCTATGCAGAACGTGAGAAAAAGGCTGCGAGAACTTTGCACCGAGTACCAAGCAACCGGTCCAACAGCAAGGCTACTTAATCAGCGGGGAGGAGGCTCGAAGACTTCACCACGTCAACTCATGAACATTGTCAGTGGAAGATGGAGCCCGTTCCATGATTCATTGACACCTACCAATGGAGGGTCCCCGCATGAACATGTCCGACTGAACCTTGGAAGACGGCAGAAATGCTTTACTGAAGTTCTAAGCTTTGATGGCAGCATCCTCAG GTCGCACGCACTCGCTCCTGTTTATGAGGCTGCTACAAGATCTGTCACTGAAGATCAACCATCACCTTCTGCAGTGAAACTTGAGTCAGAAGATTCAGGTACCAAGGATGTGGTCCTACCAGGAGTCAATCTTATATTTGATGGCGCTGAGCTGCACCCGTTTGACATAAGTGCTTGCCTCCAAGCTCGCCAACCTATCTCGCTAATAGCTGAGGCGTCGGCAGCGTCATTGGCCATGAAATGA
- the LOC100842470 gene encoding protein FAM91A1 isoform X5, translating to MQIKEDNVEAEQINCERVVACTTRRHSDRTMVGGSVCQLHIGRVQEEETSAIDKICKEEVNSYVLFDPEVINGLYKRGGVYYDVPVYPDDRFRVSRLEGFVSNKDQSYEDPIEELLYAVFVVSSENATVAELAKTLQADLYQLQSAASFACRLGWAVKLMDTDSVLRDSSTAALPINILGDDDDGSRTSINSEKSCQELLSNDSDGPRKISGTAYVGFVVDANVTSYLMMGSLSPGLKSHAVTLYEAGKLGYSCIADLCNDLASLEGKKFEGVLQEFANHAFSLRCFLECLLSGGTSPTESSEGNYQVCHLPDDLSSSLSKEGTEEGVGNVIENGGVSHKTRDPADDGQDGDISQQEHTTIDSDGSPHSTTISERKESIVNNDFDGSQTVTQKDSSQTTELDGLAGNTSVPKTKRNYRVNILRCESLASLAPSTLERLLLRDYDIVVSMIPLPYSSVIPSSAGPVHFGPPSYSSMTPWMKLALYTSGSCGPISAIFMKGQRLRLLPEPLASCEKALIWSWDHSVVGGLGGIFEGNLVKGSLLLHYLNSMTKHSAVIVQPLSINDLDETGNLVTMDVPLPLKDVDGSIASVIAGTDLPEEQMSNLTSLLEDLSFKVELSTVGYLRLVRLHRLSESFELTEKESYEWIPLSLEFGIPLFNPNLCERICERVFASHILQKDDISEHYESMQNVRKRLRELCTEYQATGPTARLLNQRGGGSKTSPRQLMNIVSGRWSPFHDSLTPTNGGSPHEHVRLNLGRRQKCFTEVLSFDGSILRSHALAPVYEAATRSVTEDQPSPSAVKLESEDSGTKDVVLPGVNLIFDGAELHPFDISACLQARQPISLIAEASAASLAMK from the exons ATGCAGATCAAAG AAGATAATGTGGAAGCTGAACAAATCAATTGCGAAAGAGTTGTTGCCTGCACAACCCGCAGACATAGCGATAGAACCATGGTGGGGGGTTCGGTTTGTCAACTTCACATTGGAAGAGTTCAAG AAGAAGAGACATCAGCAATAGACAAAATATGTAAGGAGGAAGTCAATTCATATGTTCTATTTGACCCTGAGGTTATAAATGGTCTTTACAAAAGGGGAGGGGTATACTACGATGTACCAGTTTATCCCGATGACCGCTTCAGAG TTTCAAGACTTGAAGGTTTTGTTTCAAACAAGGATCAGTCCTATGAAGATCCAATTGAAGA GCTACTATATGCTGTATTTGTTGTATCAAGTGAAAATGCCACAGTTGCTGAATTGGCTAAAACTTTACAGGCTGACCTTTATCAACTCCAATCAGCTGCATCATTTGCTTGTAGACTGGGATGGGCAGTAAAGCTTATGGATACAGACTCCGTCCTTAGAGATTCAAGTACAGCTGCATTGCCCATCAACATTcttggtgatgatgatgatggttcACGTACTAGTATCAACTCAGAAAAGTCTTGTCAAGAATTGCTCAGCAATGATTCCGATGGACCTAGGAAAATCTCTGGAACTGCTTATGTGGGCTTTGTTGTGGATGCCAACGTAACTTCATACTTAATGATGGGTTCTCTATCTCCAG GGTTAAAGTCTCATGCTGTAACGTTGTATGAAGCTGGAAAACTCGGTTACTCTTGCATTGCTGATCTTTGCAATGATCTAGCTAGCTTAGAAGGAAAGAAGTTTGAGGGTGTGCTCCAGGAATTCGCAAATCATGCTTTTAGCCTTCGATGCTTCCTTGAGTGTTTGCTATCTGGTGGAACTTCACCAACTGAATCTAGTGAAGGAAACTATCAGGTCTGCCATTTGCCAGATGATTTGTCGTCGTCTTTAAGCAAGGAAGGCACCGAGGAGGGTGTTGGTAATGTAATTGAAAATGGCGGAGTCTCACATAAAACTAGAGATCCTGCCGATGATGGCCAAGATGGTGACATATCACAGCAGGAACACACAACGATTGATTCAGATGGATCTCCACATTCAACTACTATATCCGAAAGAAAGGAAAGCATAGTAAACAATGATTTTGATGGCAGCCAGACAGTTACTCAAAAAGACAGTAGCCAGACTACAGAACTGGATGGCTTAGCTGGTAACACCTCTGTGCCAAAGACTAAAAGAAATTACCGAGTTAACATTCTTCGCTGTGAGAGCTTAGCTTCATTGGCCCCATCAACGCTGGAAAGGCTACTTCTCAGGGACTATGACATCGTGGTATCTATGATCCCTCTTCCATATTCTTCAGTTATACCCAGCTCTGCTGGCCCAGTACATTTCGGTCCGCCTTCTTACTCCTCAATGACACCTTGGATGAAGCTTGCATTGTATACCTCCGGGAGTTGTGGCCCAATATCTGCCATTTTCATGAAAGGACAACGTCTGCGGTTGTTGCCTGAACCATTAGCCAGCTGTGAAAAGGCACTGATTTGGTCTTGGGATCACTCTGTGGTGGGTGGACTAGGAGGGATTTTTGAAGGGAACTTGGTAAAGGGAAGTCTTCTGTTGCATTACTTAAACTCGATGACAAAACATTCTGCCGTGATAGTGCAGCCACTGAGCATAAATGATCTCGATGAAACAGGAAACCTCGTAACCATGGATGTCCCATTGCCCCTAAAAGATGTTGATGGGTCAATCGCATCTGTGATAGCTGGCACCGACTTGCCTGAGGAGCAAATGTCAAATTTGACATCATTATTGGAAGACCTATCGTTTAAAGTTGAGCTGAGCACAGTTGGGTACCTTCGTCTAGTAAGGCTTCACAGGCTCAGCGAGTCCTTTGAACTTACAGAGAAAGAAAGTTACGAGTGGATACCTTTGAGCTTGGAATTTGGAATTCCCCTGTTCAATCCAAACCTCTGTGAAAGAATATGTGAAAGGGTTTTTGCATCACATATACTTCAGAAAGATGATATCTCTGAACACTATGAGTCTATGCAGAACGTGAGAAAAAGGCTGCGAGAACTTTGCACCGAGTACCAAGCAACCGGTCCAACAGCAAGGCTACTTAATCAGCGGGGAGGAGGCTCGAAGACTTCACCACGTCAACTCATGAACATTGTCAGTGGAAGATGGAGCCCGTTCCATGATTCATTGACACCTACCAATGGAGGGTCCCCGCATGAACATGTCCGACTGAACCTTGGAAGACGGCAGAAATGCTTTACTGAAGTTCTAAGCTTTGATGGCAGCATCCTCAG GTCGCACGCACTCGCTCCTGTTTATGAGGCTGCTACAAGATCTGTCACTGAAGATCAACCATCACCTTCTGCAGTGAAACTTGAGTCAGAAGATTCAGGTACCAAGGATGTGGTCCTACCAGGAGTCAATCTTATATTTGATGGCGCTGAGCTGCACCCGTTTGACATAAGTGCTTGCCTCCAAGCTCGCCAACCTATCTCGCTAATAGCTGAGGCGTCGGCAGCGTCATTGGCCATGAAATGA
- the LOC100842470 gene encoding protein FAM91A1 isoform X6, producing the protein MVFTKGEGYTTMYQFIPMTASEADLYQLQSAASFACRLGWAVKLMDTDSVLRDSSTAALPINILGDDDDGSRTSINSEKSCQELLSNDSDGPRKISGTAYVGFVVDANVTSYLMMGSLSPGLKSHAVTLYEAGKLGYSCIADLCNDLASLEGKKFEGVLQEFANHAFSLRCFLECLLSGGTSPTESSEGNYQVCHLPDDLSSSLSKEGTEEGVGNVIENGGVSHKTRDPADDGQDGDISQQEHTTIDSDGSPHSTTISERKESIVNNDFDGSQTVTQKDSSQTTELDGLAGNTSVPKTKRNYRVNILRCESLASLAPSTLERLLLRDYDIVVSMIPLPYSSVIPSSAGPVHFGPPSYSSMTPWMKLALYTSGSCGPISAIFMKGQRLRLLPEPLASCEKALIWSWDHSVVGGLGGIFEGNLVKGSLLLHYLNSMTKHSAVIVQPLSINDLDETGNLVTMDVPLPLKDVDGSIASVIAGTDLPEEQMSNLTSLLEDLSFKVELSTVGYLRLVRLHRLSESFELTEKESYEWIPLSLEFGIPLFNPNLCERICERVFASHILQKDDISEHYESMQNVRKRLRELCTEYQATGPTARLLNQRGGGSKTSPRQLMNIVSGRWSPFHDSLTPTNGGSPHEHVRLNLGRRQKCFTEVLSFDGSILRSHALAPVYEAATRSVTEDQPSPSAVKLESEDSGTKDVVLPGVNLIFDGAELHPFDISACLQARQPISLIAEASAASLAMK; encoded by the exons ATGGTCTTTACAAAAGGGGAGGGGTATACTACGATGTACCAGTTTATCCCGATGACCGCTTCAGAG GCTGACCTTTATCAACTCCAATCAGCTGCATCATTTGCTTGTAGACTGGGATGGGCAGTAAAGCTTATGGATACAGACTCCGTCCTTAGAGATTCAAGTACAGCTGCATTGCCCATCAACATTcttggtgatgatgatgatggttcACGTACTAGTATCAACTCAGAAAAGTCTTGTCAAGAATTGCTCAGCAATGATTCCGATGGACCTAGGAAAATCTCTGGAACTGCTTATGTGGGCTTTGTTGTGGATGCCAACGTAACTTCATACTTAATGATGGGTTCTCTATCTCCAG GGTTAAAGTCTCATGCTGTAACGTTGTATGAAGCTGGAAAACTCGGTTACTCTTGCATTGCTGATCTTTGCAATGATCTAGCTAGCTTAGAAGGAAAGAAGTTTGAGGGTGTGCTCCAGGAATTCGCAAATCATGCTTTTAGCCTTCGATGCTTCCTTGAGTGTTTGCTATCTGGTGGAACTTCACCAACTGAATCTAGTGAAGGAAACTATCAGGTCTGCCATTTGCCAGATGATTTGTCGTCGTCTTTAAGCAAGGAAGGCACCGAGGAGGGTGTTGGTAATGTAATTGAAAATGGCGGAGTCTCACATAAAACTAGAGATCCTGCCGATGATGGCCAAGATGGTGACATATCACAGCAGGAACACACAACGATTGATTCAGATGGATCTCCACATTCAACTACTATATCCGAAAGAAAGGAAAGCATAGTAAACAATGATTTTGATGGCAGCCAGACAGTTACTCAAAAAGACAGTAGCCAGACTACAGAACTGGATGGCTTAGCTGGTAACACCTCTGTGCCAAAGACTAAAAGAAATTACCGAGTTAACATTCTTCGCTGTGAGAGCTTAGCTTCATTGGCCCCATCAACGCTGGAAAGGCTACTTCTCAGGGACTATGACATCGTGGTATCTATGATCCCTCTTCCATATTCTTCAGTTATACCCAGCTCTGCTGGCCCAGTACATTTCGGTCCGCCTTCTTACTCCTCAATGACACCTTGGATGAAGCTTGCATTGTATACCTCCGGGAGTTGTGGCCCAATATCTGCCATTTTCATGAAAGGACAACGTCTGCGGTTGTTGCCTGAACCATTAGCCAGCTGTGAAAAGGCACTGATTTGGTCTTGGGATCACTCTGTGGTGGGTGGACTAGGAGGGATTTTTGAAGGGAACTTGGTAAAGGGAAGTCTTCTGTTGCATTACTTAAACTCGATGACAAAACATTCTGCCGTGATAGTGCAGCCACTGAGCATAAATGATCTCGATGAAACAGGAAACCTCGTAACCATGGATGTCCCATTGCCCCTAAAAGATGTTGATGGGTCAATCGCATCTGTGATAGCTGGCACCGACTTGCCTGAGGAGCAAATGTCAAATTTGACATCATTATTGGAAGACCTATCGTTTAAAGTTGAGCTGAGCACAGTTGGGTACCTTCGTCTAGTAAGGCTTCACAGGCTCAGCGAGTCCTTTGAACTTACAGAGAAAGAAAGTTACGAGTGGATACCTTTGAGCTTGGAATTTGGAATTCCCCTGTTCAATCCAAACCTCTGTGAAAGAATATGTGAAAGGGTTTTTGCATCACATATACTTCAGAAAGATGATATCTCTGAACACTATGAGTCTATGCAGAACGTGAGAAAAAGGCTGCGAGAACTTTGCACCGAGTACCAAGCAACCGGTCCAACAGCAAGGCTACTTAATCAGCGGGGAGGAGGCTCGAAGACTTCACCACGTCAACTCATGAACATTGTCAGTGGAAGATGGAGCCCGTTCCATGATTCATTGACACCTACCAATGGAGGGTCCCCGCATGAACATGTCCGACTGAACCTTGGAAGACGGCAGAAATGCTTTACTGAAGTTCTAAGCTTTGATGGCAGCATCCTCAG GTCGCACGCACTCGCTCCTGTTTATGAGGCTGCTACAAGATCTGTCACTGAAGATCAACCATCACCTTCTGCAGTGAAACTTGAGTCAGAAGATTCAGGTACCAAGGATGTGGTCCTACCAGGAGTCAATCTTATATTTGATGGCGCTGAGCTGCACCCGTTTGACATAAGTGCTTGCCTCCAAGCTCGCCAACCTATCTCGCTAATAGCTGAGGCGTCGGCAGCGTCATTGGCCATGAAATGA